The region taccgtatcgaatcgaacgtatacgtattgtttttacgtttcaatTCGAATGTGAATATGGgtagattggattgtgtatacgtgttaggggcggaaaaacGGGGTTAAAGCACGTTGAAAAGCTCATAAAATTGAgttttccggggctgtgcactcgggtgcacgaacgtgcaccatttggaggtgcacgaccgtgcaccattCAGTGCAGGATCGTGCACAATTCCGACTTGCCGAAGTTTGGGGACTTTtgggggctttttgccctaagaacttgatGTATTTTCGTTGATtcgaaaacgtttaaaagcgaTAGCTTCTTTTAAAGTaaagtgaaaagagtttaaaacttaaacctaaagacttttaaaaagagattttaaaactgaagttaaacgtttataacggacttcaaaagagttaaagttgacgtttaaacggttttaaaaatttagcaatcggttttgctaaatacttagtatatgattaagaattgttttgacaattaagtttatactataaatggttttgtTTAGAtattgttatacctaaaatgacttcttGAGAGAAGTTcaaacgttttctcaaaatgagaattatatatgattttaaaacaaaaaagacCATAAGTGCTACATGTTTacatgattatatgtttgacctggAACTAGGTTTATGAACCTAGAAGTTATGttggaaacatatattgatgtgtttgtGTGTTTaatccgaccagctagccagcagtctgaccacgaCCACAGGAGTCTAACATACATACCACAGGAATAAGTatcagacctagcggtgtttgtgagttcatttgaaAAAGGTTGCAGAAAATTTCTTTACGAAAGCACGATCGACACGAAAAAGATTAACTAGGCTGCGTGGAATGATGTTAGACAACCAAAAATTAATGGAGGGATGGGTTATAAGAACATAACAAAGATGAATCAAGCTCTCTTGATGAAGCTTGGATGGGAAATGATTGCTAATACGGACAAGATGTGGGTGCAAATTCTTCGAGCTAAATATCAGTTTTGTGATGATAATCTTGCTGTTCTACCGAGAACGAAAGGTGCATCCCATTTTTGGCATGGCCTTGATGGTGTGTGGAGCCAAGTTCGTAATGGTATCAGGTGGGCTTTGTGTGATGGGAAAAAAGTCCGGTTTTGGCTAGACCCGTGGATGGATTGAGGTGCAATAAGTTCCAGAgcaggatttgtttcttttagcTCATCAATGCATTGATGCTAATGGACAGTCAAACTGGTCCAAATTTGCTAATTTATTGCCTAGTAATTATCTGAATAAAATAGCTAAAACAGTTCCTCCTGATCCCAATCATGGTGAAGTTCTTATATTCTGGGGTATGTCACCATCAGGTTGCTTCTCAACAAAATATGTATATCAAGCTATAACCCATCAAGATTGGAACCGAAGTAATAGAAATTGGTCTTCAGTTTCGTCTTGGAAAGGACCTGAAAAAATCTGAGTTTTTTCCACGCCTGTAGATGACTGGTTAGTTTCTAACATCTCTCGTGTCTGCAATTTTTCTGATATGGAAAACTGGAAGTGCTTCTTTGGAGTTACAATTTGGCGTTTATGGTTATGGCGGAATGAAAGCATATTTCGTGAGAAGCCTATTTCTAATCAGCAGgttattgatgatattcttTGTCAAACGGATTATATGGTTAAGGCTCATGCTAAAGTTGATGAGTTCAGAGGTTTAAAAAGAAATGTTTATGAATCTATGATCTGCTGGTCTTGTCCACCTCAGGGTTGGATAAAAGTCAACAACATTCTGCTTGACTTCTAGAATCCCAAAAGCTGGGGGTTTAGCCCGCGACTCTGCTGGGCGTTGGCTTGGGAGTTTCAGCATGAATATTGGCATTGGATCAGTCCTTGAAGCTCAATTCCATGCTTCATCTCGCTTGGAATCTTGGCTTAAGGAAGGGTTTGGTGGAGGCTGATAACATGATAGTGGTTGATGCCATTAATAAGAACTCAAAGGTTGGTCATAACTCAATATTTTTGCTGCTATCTGTGCTTTGATGGCAAGAGATTAGGAGGTCCAGATTAGTCGTATTTATCGAGAGGCGAATTCCACGGCAGATCATTTAGCATCGCTTTGCAATGTTCATAGTGTGTTTCATCAACCACGTTCATCCCCCGGGCAGCTTAATGCAGCGGCTCAATCATCGAACAATGCATATTTAGCTTGTTATAAGCTTTTGCTTCTTTCCTTGTaccaaaaaaagaagaaattaataaaaatatcactACACAACTAATATGTTAGACAATATGGGCAAATAGTATTCATGTCAAATAATCCACCAAACTTCATCTAGTCACATATGTacaaaataaattgttaaagaactttctaaatataaaatatttactgaAAACTCagtaaataaaaactaatagtACAAAGATTTTATGATAGATTTAACCTTAGATATTTGAGGGTATCATTGGCGTTTGATTTTATGCACCAAATTCCATCCACAAAAAGATCATAAGAACtgaaaataaatagttaaaaagactatttaaataaaaaatattagttaaataCCAAGAGTGAAACAAAAACCTATACAAAGATTTCAGAATGGTTTAGCCATTAAATTACAGAAATTAGATAGCTACACTAAATAAACCGGTGCTTTAATTTGCTTGAGCATGCACATAATTCTTGCCACCATCTAACTCTCCCATATCAGCCTAGCCCTCTTTGCCTTGATCTCGTTGTCTTTATCACGTTGCGTTATCATCCTGCTTCGTCTCCCCGTAATTAGAGGGGGCACCGGCCAACTGAAACCAGAGTAGACCATAAACACCAAACTTGAACAACTTTTATTGCCCCATAATAAGCTAAATCATTTGaaagaaaatatgaataaatgTGGAAAGAGATTACCTATTATATCTATTTGGATGAACCTTACCAACAACCATTGTTACATTTAAACGAGATCCATCACTTGGTCGTAGCACAGATAAATTCACAGGTTTCCCGGCCTTGTCCCATATCAAATCTAAAAACTGACAGTAAtaggaaaaataattaattcctTGGTGGTATGTAGATCTATAGAATGTACACACAAGCAAGCTTGAATCTTGTTATCTAAACTGAGAATGCCGCTACTTCTAGCCCTTTTTTAATGTAACTAGGTTTTCTCATTTTCTATGGAGAATAGCACATTCAGAAACTACTATAAGATGTTTAAGTTTGGTGTTAATTGCTCATTACGTACAAGTTCAAGAggcaaattgatatttaagtctataataaaatgatatacCTCCAAAATTCAGAATATTTACTATAAAATGTTTAAGTTTGGTGTTAATTGCTCATTAAGTACAAGTTTAAGAggcaaattgatatttatgtCTACAGTGAAGTGATATACCTCCAAAACAGTCTCAAAACATTTTCCATCACATTCAACAATGATATCAGCTGGCAATATTCCGGTATTATAAGCAGTTGACTTTGGTGGAACCTGGTTGGAAGTTTGGTAAATGAGGAAAAGAAATGAACCAACTAAAAATGCATATTTAACTCATCAAATATCAGTTGCTAGGAGGAAGAACAAACCTTATCAACAACAACACCTTCAAAGATATTTGGAAATCTTTGTATCACAAATTCTAAATAACATTCACTTTTCATATAAAGGTTGGACAACTCCATTCCATGCCAAGGGAGAAGATATTGCCTAGACCAAATCAAGGATTGCAAGTACAAAGTAAGCATACTTTCCGTATAATTATGTTTAAGGCTTATCAATATGAAAATGAGCATATTTTGTTAAGCAAATTCAAGAAAAGACACAATATCTAAGGAGACaatattcaaatttttgacTAAAAGCAAACTGAAACTGTATTTGACATAACATACATTATATATCCAATACTACTGGAAACTATTAATTACAAATATTCAGCAAAGTGAACTAATAAAAGTGACATGCTATAgcaatgaaaagaaaaatagagcATACCTGTTTCTTTTAAGTTCATCCCACCACTTTGAAACTATATTGATGGGTAGAAAAGGGGTACAAAAATGAGAATAGAAATTTATTCCAATTACTTCTccataacaattgatgattggTCCCCCAATGCCATACTatcaccaaaattaaaaaaatatacataagcAATtactataaaagaaaaaaaaacataagatAACTTCAAAAGCTATCATTATCTGGAAAAATTCAGaagcaaaatcaaaattattctatatgaCTTGGCAAACTCATGAACTATAAGTGGCTGTTGGGCTAGGATTATAGTAAACAACTACTTTAGATTGTTTATACGAAAATCTGCTAAATGAAGTAATAGATCCCAAGCCACCTAACAATCCATTTATGGTTATCACTAATAATTCATTAACAGAAGAGGTAATTATGTAAACATTTGCAAGATAGCAAAGTAAATAGGAGTTCAACAGCGTTCTATTAGATGCAGTACATTTTATCCTTATATAAAATCATAGAATTTCAAAGCGTGATATTTAGATTTACTCTTCTATAAGTGTAATATCTAGAGTCTCTCTTGCAATTGTGCGAATTTTCATTCAAAATTGGTATTATCATTCAATAAGTCATACCTTTTGAAAAACAGCAATGAAGAAATTGTGTGAATATCATAAATCATAAACAATAACAATTTAATTCTTTTGAATTTGTTATACTTAGAGTCATCTAGGTCACCAAACCCATCCCCCTAAAACAATTATCATGCGTCCACAATTTCTCTACTTGATCTTGATAATTAATCCTTTAAGTTTGTtttgctaataaggagaaagATAATGACTACAAGCCGACTTGCCTTAGAAAACATATTTGCAAATTACACATATAAACTTCTAAATAACACTTCCATACCAATCTTATAAAACTTTTAACATAAAACAAGTCCttttatgttatattataatttataaccaTGTGCACTCGTCATTAGAATAAAAGCACAGATTGAATGTTGGACAAACACATTTACGGATCGATTATTGATATAACCAactaattaacaattaaataatatcaCATGCCAAAGTAAAATAGTAGGGTAAAATGAAATTTCTGTCCACCTAATAATTACACGGCAACATTTACTATATTAATTGTTATGTCAAAATTTAATCTCtaatgcaaaataaaaataactaattttttgatatatgtatttgtaaaatattgaaaataaccCTAACACTAATAGgacaaaaaatccaaaataggaAAATTAATACTTGTTAGGAAACTACTCAACTAATACTACCATTCAAAGTATGTTGTTTAATCCAACATACTGTTAGTTGAGTACTACTATCTATCTTCCAAAAATGCTAAACTAAGCCAATTTAGGCTAAGAATCCTAGATCTATTTAGCACTCATTTTGCATGAATTTAGGCTAAGACTCCAACCGATGCATAACTAATAAATTTCATAtgttaagttttaaatttaCATGAATTTATCCTATCCAGCACCACTTCCCAATTTCATGATTGGATAACATGCAACATACAATATCAAAAGCTACTATTTTTCGGAAGGTAATGTCAAAAATGTATACCAGTAAATTGACACCTAGTTGTCAAATGGGAAACTGCATCTAAAAAAAGTATCATCTATATGAATTGAGATCTTTAAACACGCCTAATACAGTATATAGCTGCTGCCAACATCAGTAAATTGTACACAATGTGTGTGTCCACATCAGCaaatcacacacacacacacattgtGTATGTGCTTAAGAGTTTTTAGTTAAGAAAAAGTTATTTTCGTGTTATTTTTGTGCTAGCTTCGACAACTTATATAATGGAGCTAATCATGATCATTGTAGACTTAATCTTGTAATCTTCAAGATTCAATCAATAAAGTGTTTGGTTACTCTCTCAAATTCTAATAACACCTAGTTATGCACTTCAAGGAAAGTAATTACTATAATATATAACCTTTCTTTTGTACCCTGACAAGAAATATCCTTAGAGCTTATTGTTATAATTCAGCTTTTTGTTTTGCCTATTAATCAGGGGTAAAGAATGTCTGTAACTTAATATTGTTAATCCTAAACTATTTTATGTATGATTTCTTGCAACTCCACTATTGTTGTTAAGATTGTCCATCAATTTAATTTCTAACAATTGATAAAATGGTGCAACAAAATTATTGACACATGAAAAAGATGTCCTTACTctagaaattaaaaaatctgCCCTCAGAAGCTCTTTGCAATTCAATTCGGCGTCATCAATGCTGTTACACAAAAATGAGAAAGGACATTTTGAAAAGGAAAATTAGATGTCAGCATAACCAATGCTTCAAATTCATGTCAACCCCTCACGTTACTCAATCATATCATACCTGAATTTTCCGCCAACAACCATAGCAGTATATTCTTTATCATGATTGCGACCAAGTGCTAATACTGTATCCCCGGGTGCTAAATTAAACTTGGAAGTCTGAGGATGGTATGCGGGTGGTTTCTCATCCATCATGTTTAGATCAATGCGTACAGAATTATCTACATTTCGCAGCCTTGCTGGTGAAATTGACATTTTTGTTCGAAACTTTATAGCAGCAATGTTATAATTGAAATCATATCCTATTATATCACCATCGCATGCTATACCAGGAGACTGAATCACAACAATCTGAAAACTTAAACTATAGCTTATAAATATTGtagtaaattataaatatcGATATTATAATGGG is a window of Mercurialis annua linkage group LG2, ddMerAnnu1.2, whole genome shotgun sequence DNA encoding:
- the LOC126669313 gene encoding putative protease Do-like 14, translating into MICTRSYSIQDWVEANPWNRESDEARKRNPALLSNNLSYHLIKLALKASLSVVAVVSYSDEREILEGSGFVIESLNIDGKFCNTILTTASILRPEPHINAVANGIKIVVIQSPGIACDGDIIGYDFNYNIAAIKFRTKMSISPARLRNVDNSVRIDLNMMDEKPPAYHPQTSKFNLAPGDTVLALGRNHDKEYTAMVVGGKFSIDDAELNCKELLRADFLISRYGIGGPIINCYGEVIGINFYSHFCTPFLPINIVSKWWDELKRNRQYLLPWHGMELSNLYMKSECYLEFVIQRFPNIFEGVVVDKVPPKSTAYNTGILPADIIVECDGKCFETVLEFLDLIWDKAGKPVNLSVLRPSDGSRLNVTMVVGKVHPNRYNSWPVPPLITGRRSRMITQRDKDNEIKAKRARLIWES